From the genome of Candidatus Omnitrophota bacterium:
CAATTTGTGCAAAAACTTCATCCGTCGACGGGTTAACGCAATCAATATATTGATTCTTGTTAGGCGTGATCCAAAGCCCATCAACAAAAATCTGAAATTGTTTTATTTCACTCATTATTCAACCCCTACTTCTTGCCAAAGCTCAAAAAGCCGTGAGCACGGCGCATACCATTTTGAAATTTTAGCAAAATCGCCTTTGAGATTCATTCTCTTTTGTGTTGTGGCAACAAACGGGTCAATTTCACGGGCAAAAACCGATCGCCAAATTTCTTCAGGAGCGGAAACAACAAATTCAGCCTGATCTGTTTCAGCGACATCAACGATTTTCCCGTCTTCAAATTTAAACCGATAAGAAACACCGTTTTCATCTAGCTTAACCGCTAAATCCATAGTCATCTGGCTGCTTTTGCCAAGCTCGGCGAGCTTTTTATCTAAATTAACAAGACGCACAATTTCATCAATTTGTTCTCTAGAAAATAATTTAAACTTTTTCATTTTTTTCTCATCTTTATTTTCGCTTGTAACTTGTGACGTGTGACCTGTATCGCTTTTATAAATTCGGCTTACAGCATCCATCTTCACAGATTCCTCAAGGCATTGCGTCAGAAGAAAACAATCAAAAAGATTTTTTCCTATTGCCAAAGATCCGTGAGATTTAAGCATCATAATATTATTGCTTTTAAGTGCTTCAATCACAGGCGCAACATCTGTTACGGTGGGCGTTGTTTGCGAAACCGCCTGAATCTTTCCTAAATAAAGACGCGACTCAAATGTAATTGGTGTTAACGTGTCATTAACGCTAAAATATCCACTTGCATATGTCAAGTGCGTATGAACGATGGCCTTTGTCTCTGAAAAAGTTTTATAAATTTCTCTGTGCATCAAATTCTCAGAAGAAGCCTCTCCTTTACCAATCACGTTACCATCAAGATCAACTTGGACAATATCATCTTCCGTTAATCTCCCTAAACATGTGCCTCGCCCCGTTAAAAGAAAACTTTTTTCATCAACACGAACACTGATATTGCCATTTAAGCCAGATGCCAAATCTTTATCCCAAAGCAATTTTCCGATTTCAATAATTTCTT
Proteins encoded in this window:
- a CDS encoding class II aldolase/adducin family protein; protein product: MNKLKKEIIEIGKLLWDKDLASGLNGNISVRVDEKSFLLTGRGTCLGRLTEDDIVQVDLDGNVIGKGEASSENLMHREIYKTFSETKAIVHTHLTYASGYFSVNDTLTPITFESRLYLGKIQAVSQTTPTVTDVAPVIEALKSNNIMMLKSHGSLAIGKNLFDCFLLTQCLEESVKMDAVSRIYKSDTGHTSQVTSENKDEKKMKKFKLFSREQIDEIVRLVNLDKKLAELGKSSQMTMDLAVKLDENGVSYRFKFEDGKIVDVAETDQAEFVVSAPEEIWRSVFAREIDPFVATTQKRMNLKGDFAKISKWYAPCSRLFELWQEVGVE